The Verrucomicrobiota bacterium genome has a window encoding:
- a CDS encoding type VI secretion system tube protein Hcp, producing the protein MLQLRLLKLFFLGITVAVLTGDLYSTGFIKLEGIRGNSSDEKHEGWTEMVSVRGTDVSDDKPSPSPEKAPTRPDGTLTRAFTFTKVIDKTSLLITRRVSVKERMKTVKVDFELPDGNQMYMVLWEVTYGATREVSETEEEITLFYETAQIYNTDKIKSSIKKKKDRR; encoded by the coding sequence ATGTTACAACTCAGACTTCTTAAATTATTTTTCCTTGGAATCACAGTGGCTGTACTTACGGGTGACTTATATTCAACTGGCTTTATTAAATTGGAAGGAATCCGGGGGAACTCCTCTGATGAGAAGCACGAAGGATGGACAGAGATGGTCTCTGTTCGGGGTACTGATGTGAGCGACGATAAACCGAGCCCGAGTCCAGAAAAGGCTCCGACCAGACCGGATGGTACGCTGACAAGGGCTTTCACATTCACAAAGGTTATTGATAAGACATCCCTCTTAATAACCCGAAGAGTGAGTGTGAAAGAACGGATGAAAACAGTTAAGGTCGACTTTGAACTACCAGATGGGAATCAAATGTATATGGTACTCTGGGAAGTCACCTATGGTGCAACCAGAGAGGTTTCTGAAACGGAAGAAGAAATTACTCTATTTTACGAAACCGCCCAAATCTACAATACTGATAAAATAAAAAGTTCGATAAAGAAGAAGAAAGATCGTCGCTGA